CCGAGATGGCCATGATGACGAGGGCGGCGAAGGCCTGCGAGTGGTGGCCCTCGGCGAGGAGCGGGGCGACGATGCCGGCCGTCGTGACGATGGCGACCGTGGCCGAGCCCTGGGCGACGCGCAGGACGACGGAGAGCAGGTAGGCGAGGACGAGCACCGGCAGGCCGACGTCGTTGAAGGTGTCCGAGAGGGCCTGGGCCACCCCGCTCGCCTTCAGTACGGCGCCGAAGATGCCGCCCGCGCCGACGACCAGCAGGATGTTGCCGACCGGCTTGAGGGACGAGGTCGACACCGTCTCGAGGGACTTGCGGGACCAGCCTCGCCGGATGCCCAGCAGGTAGTACGCGAGGAGCAGGGCGATCGTCAGCGCCACGAAGGGGCTGCCGAAGAACTCGATGACCGAGCGGCCCGTGGACGGGTCGAGGGCGATCGAGGAGAAGGTGGCCGCGAGGATCAGCACCAGCGGCGTACCGATGATGCCGAGGACCGTGCCCAGCGGCACCGGCTTCTCGCGCGGCTCGACCCCGGAGGCCCGCTGCTCCTCGATGACGGCGAGCCGGGACTCGGCCGCGGCCTCCACCATGTCCTGCGGTACGGCGACGAAGATCCGCTTGCCGATCCAGGCCGAGTAGACCCAGGCGGCGGCCACGGCGGGCAGTCCGCAGACGATGCCCATGAGGATGACCCAGCCGAGGTCGACGTGGAGCAGTCCGGCGGCAGCCACCGGGCCGGGGTGCGGCGGCAGGAACGCGTGGGTCATCGACAGGCCCGCGAGCAGGGGCAGGCAGTAGAGCAGGATCGACTTGCCCGAGCGCCTGGCGGCGGCGTACACGATCGGCGCGAGGACGAAGATGCCGACGTCGAAGAAGACCGGGATGCCGAAGATCAGGCCGGTGAGGCCCATGGCGA
Above is a genomic segment from Streptomyces sp. R21 containing:
- a CDS encoding GntP family permease, coding for MSSSYPLAAPAPAVETPPHTGGLLLLVDGTAGLLTLAALGIALLLFLIIKVRLQPFVALLGVSIAVGLGAGLSVTELFGTVQRSTAVSVIETGMGGILGHVAIIIGLGTMLGAILEVSGGAEVLASRLLNLFGEKRAPLAMGLTGLIFGIPVFFDVGIFVLAPIVYAAARRSGKSILLYCLPLLAGLSMTHAFLPPHPGPVAAAGLLHVDLGWVILMGIVCGLPAVAAAWVYSAWIGKRIFVAVPQDMVEAAAESRLAVIEEQRASGVEPREKPVPLGTVLGIIGTPLVLILAATFSSIALDPSTGRSVIEFFGSPFVALTIALLLAYYLLGIRRGWSRKSLETVSTSSLKPVGNILLVVGAGGIFGAVLKASGVAQALSDTFNDVGLPVLVLAYLLSVVLRVAQGSATVAIVTTAGIVAPLLAEGHHSQAFAALVIMAISAGSIFASHVNDGGFWMVAKYFGISERDTLKTWTVLESVLSVVGFAVAALLSVFV